The genomic interval CCTATCCAATAGCCTAAAATACTTTTGTAGGTAGCCAGTGCAGCAAAACTGCCGACAACAGCCCCGATAATCAGCGGAAAAGTCAGCCGCTTGAATTGCAAATTCAACCCTTTTATCTTTTGCAAAGGTAAATTCCGCCGAAGCGATTTGGCCTCAATCAGCAGCCGTTTGGCTGTCAGTGAAAGATGTTGCCCGCCGTCGGTGTGATAATCGCTGATAACATTTTCATACTGCTGCAACCACGGGTAATAATAGGTATAGTGATACCGCCACTGTCGCGTGGTTTGCCCGCTTGCTACCCTGTATTTAAAGTTTGTAGTCGCCATGCTTTTGCAGGTAGTTCACCAATCCGCCTTCGGCAAGAATATCCATCATTACTTGCGGCAGAGGGGCTGCACGGTGCAACTTACCCGTAGTTTTATTGAGTACGGTTCCTTCGGCCAAGTTAATTTCCAACTCATGCCCCGTTTCGATGTCATGTTTGGGGATTTCCAACAATGGCAACCCGATATTAATGGCATTGCGATAGAAAATCCGTGCAAAAAATCGTGCAATTACAGCCGAAACACCTGCCGCCTTAATCGCCACCGGTGCCTGTTCGCGCGAAGAGCCGCAACCAAAATTATTTCCGCCGACAATAATATCTCCTTTCTGCATACGCGTACGGAAATCAGGGTCGAGGTCTTCTAATACGTGTGAAGCCAACTGGCTGATATCCAGTGTTTTAGTATATTTACCCGGAATAATTCTGTCCGTATCGATATTATCGCCATAGGCGTGTGCAAATCCTGTTATCATAATCTGTCTGCTGCTGTAAAAATGTTTTTTTCCAAATTTAAGCGGTTTCCCGCAAAAGAAGCATTGTCTGGCTGCTTTTACCTAATTTCGGAACTGAAAAACCCATAAACACGTATGTCTGACTTAACAGCTTTTGCTTTATTGTGCTTCACCTCGTTTTTTACCATTCTCAATCCAATTGGGGTGATGCCTGTTTTTATGACCATGACTGCCGATTTGGATAGTGCTGCCAAAACCAAAACAGCACGCAAGGCTGCGCTTACCTCATTTATCACCATGGTTACATTTGCATTTACAGGTAAGTTGTTGTTTCAGTTTTTTAACATTTCTGCTGATAGTTTTCGAGTAGTAGGAGGGATTATCTTTTTCTCGATGGGCTACGAGATGTTGCAGGCGCGCCTTTCCCGCATGAAAGTCAGTGAAGAAGATGTGCGGCAGTACGTAACCGATATTTCCATTACGCCACTGGCTATCCCGATGATATGCGGCCCCGGTGCCATTACCAATTCCATTGTGCTGATGGAAAGCGCCGGTACTTTTGAGAAAAAAGCAGTGCTCATAGGTATGATGGCACTTGTGAATGCTATTGTCTTCGTAGTGCTTTGGGGCTCGGCAGGCATCAGCAAAGCCCTCGGCGACACAGGCAATAAAATACTGATGCGCCTGATGGGGCTGATAGTGATGGTAATTGCAGTTGAATTTTTCTTCAGCGGCCTGCGCCCGATTTTACGCAGTATATTTAATGTGGGCTAAAATGTCAAACTAATTTTACATAGCTGCCCAATAGTTTGATATGGTCGCCGTGCTTAGCCAAAATAGGTGCAATTGCTTCATCCTCGCAGTGCCCGTCAAAATCTATGAGGAACCAGTAATTGAACTTTCCTTTTTGCTTGGCAGGGCGGCTTTCTATTTTGGTAAGATTAACGCCTGCCTCGTTGAAGTCGTTGAGAAAACTTGCCAAAGTACCTGCTTTGGTGTCGTTGTCTAACTTAACAATGAGACTTGTTTTTGAACCTGCTGCTTTCTGGTTGTTAAAATCTTTGCTGATAATCAGAAAACGGGTGCGGTTATATACGCTGTCTTCAATGTTCTCGAACAACAACGGAAGTTTGTGGATAGTAGCGGCCACACGTGCGCATATTGCTGCTGCATAGGGCTCTTCCGAGGCTAACTTGGCTGCTTTGGAAGTAGACTCTACGGGGATTAGCTCCACATTGCTATCGCCAAAATATTCGTCTAAAAAGCGTTTGCATTGCCTAAAAGCAATGTCTTTTGAGTAAATCTTTTTGATATGCGAGAGTCTGTCTTCCATAGAAGCAAAAGTGAAGTGAATGTCTAACGGCACTTCGGCTACAATTCGCACATCGGAACTGATGAGCAAGTCTATGGTTTCGTGTACAGAACCTTCTCGGTTGTTTTCAATCGGGATAACTCCAAATCGCACCCTGCCTGTTTCTACGCTTTCAAAAACCGACTGGATGGTGCTTAAAGAAACATAGTCGCTGAGTGCACCAAAGCGGCTTTCGGCTGCCTGATGCGTAAAACTGCCTTCCGGCCCCAGATATGCTACCCGTTCGGGCAGTTCGAAGTGTCGGCTGGCTGCAAATATTTCCAAAAAAATGGCCTCTATTGCTTGTGGAGCAATAGGGCCGGTGTTGATTTTATTGAGTCGGTCTAAAATGGCCTTTTCCCGTTCAGGCCTGTAAATAACAGCGTTGTTGCTTCGTTTCAGATGCCCTACTTCCCGCACAAGTTCCATGCGCTTGTTAAGCAGGGTGAGCATTTGATTGTCAATAGCATCAATTTGCTCTCTAATTTCTGTTAATTTCTTTTCCATGAAAAAATCAGCCGTGCGTATTTAGCTTTTATCTGATTCTGATTCTCCTGCCCGGTCTGAGCATTGTTGAGGCCGACAGGCCGTTAAGTTTCATCAATTGACGCACAGAAGTACGGTATTTTTGTGCAATTCGCGAAAGCGTATCGCCGCGCTTTACAATGTGGGAAACAACCTGCCGTTGATTAAGCAGGTGTTGGAAATGCTCCGGGCTGAGATGAAAGATGTTGCTAATGATGGTGCCCTTCTCGAAATCGTAGATATATTTAGGGTCAAATGCGTAGCCGTTGTATCGCACTTCGTAGTGAAGGTGAGGCCCTGTGCTGCGTCCTGTGCTGCCGCCAAGCCCTATGAGCTGTCCAGCGGAAACGGTATCGCCTATTTGCAGTACTTGTTTACTCAGGTGTGCATAGAGTGTTTCAAGTCCGTTGCTGTGCCGCAATACCACAAAATTTCCGTATCCCCCGCGCTCATAGCGCCTGATGCGCACAACGCCGTCAAACGAGGCATAGACGGGGTCGCCTGTGTTCAAGTCCAAATCTACGCCATGATGCCATCGCCAGCCTCTCATACCAAATTCCGACGTAAGTTTAATGCTTGCCAAGGGCGGCGACCACCGCTGCTCTTTCAGCGAATCGAACAGCACCAGCGGTATCGTATCGCGCAGTTGGCGGATATCAAATTTGTAGGGATTGATGACCTCTGTATCCCAAATGGAGTAATAGTCGCTGATAGTTACCCATGTGGAATCAATATTGACTTCTTCCGATACGATAACGATGTCTTCTTCTGCCACGTCGTAGAGGTCGGTTGTATCTTCCCTGAGCAGTGAGCGTTTCATGCCCAAGTCCAGAAAATCAAGTGCGGGGCGATTTTCGTTGAACAAGTCTTTGATAATCAATGAATCGTTGTCGAAGCCTCGTGTTTGGAGATAGTTGCGAAGTGCTTTTCGCATCTGCTCCGACTGTGCTGCATTGCCGTCTTGTATGCCGCTTGAACCACCTGTTGCCAAGTATTTGATTCGTTCACTGCCGTTTCCATTGGCTATCAGCGTATCGGTTACACTGTTTTCGCCCTGTCCTTTTTCAAAGCCTTTGGTTCGTTTACCGTTAATTAATGCTTCATCAGACGGCTTCCACCGGCTACCGGGTATAGTAAACTCTATAAAATCACCGGAACTTTCTTTCTTTGTTGCTTTTTTCTGTGCCAGCAGCATTTCTGTTGGCAAGAATAATATCAGCAAAAGATAAAAAGTGATAGTGAAGCTTTTTTTCATAAAGCATAATTTGTAGTGAACAAAACATAGGGTTTGTTAGAGAGGGGCAAATGGATGGGCGCACAGATTAGTGCAAGCCCTTTGCAGCGAGAAAGCGCTCGGCGTCCAGCGCTGCCATGCAGCCCGTACCTGCCGCAGTTACTGCCTGTCGATATACGTGGTCTTGTGCATCGCCGGCTGCAAAAACGCCTTCTATGTTAGTATGAGTAGAGCCCGGCTTAGTTTTAATGTAGCCGTTGGCGTCCATATCTATAAAGCCTTTGAAAATATCTGTATTGGGCTGATGACCAATGGCCACGAAGAAGCCCTGAATGGGAATATCACGCTCTTCGCCGGTTTGTACATTGCGCACGCGCATGGCCTCTACTTCGTTTTCGCCTAAAATATCGGCAGTTTCCGTATGCCATAATACCTCTATGTTGGGAGTATTGAGTACGCGCTCCTGCATAATTTTAGAAGCACGCATTTCGCCTCTGCGCACCAGCAGATATACTTTTTTGCAAAGTTTAGACAAGTAAGTGGCTTCTTCTGCGGCCGTATCGCCACCGCCTACTACGGCTACATCTTTGCCTCTGTAAAAATAACCGTCGCAAACAGCACATGCCGATACTCCGCGACTGTTAAGCCTTTGTTCGGCCGGCAAACCGAGCCATTTGGCAGAAGCACCGGTAGAAATAATAACGGTATAAGCCTCAATCACGTGCGAATCGTCAATAGTTACCCGATGCGGGTAAACAGAAAAATCAACTTTGGTGGCCATGCCTGAACGAACTTGTGTACCAAAGCGCTCGGCCTGACGCTGAAAATCCATCATCATTTCCGGCCCTTGAATACCGTCGGGATAACCCGGGTAATTTTCAACTTCGCTTGTAATAGTCAATTGACCTCCGGGCTGGCTGCCTTGATACAGAATGGGGTTAAGTCCGGCTCTGGCTGCATAAATGGCTGCTGTAAATCCCGCAGGGCCTGAGCCGATAATCAGGCATTTAGTAGTTTCTTGGGTCATAAGTTTGTTTTCCTAACTATGTTGAAGGGTGTTAAAGTCGCGTAACAATAATTGCAAAGGTAAATTTTTTTGGGCATAAAACCGAACGCAATCATTGGCTTACGGTAACAAATAACCCGTAGGAGTACTTGTAAAGAGCCCTAATGTAAAAAGTTTAACAATTGCTTGCAAAAATGAACAGTGTTTAGTAAAATTGCAGTGTTAAATATATGTCTTGCGTTTACTTGAAAAACGGCACTAATCATCGGTGCATTGTTTAGAGGGAGACACACATGGGTGTATTAGAAAGAAAAGAACGTGAAAAACAGGAAATGCGCGAGCTGATTTTGCAAACAGCCACCCGCATGTTTTTGGAAGAGGGCTACGAAAAAACTTCTCTTCGGAATATTGCTGAAAAAATAGAGTACAGCCCTGCTACTATTTATCTGTACTTTAAAGACAAAAAAGAACTGTTTTATGCCATCCACGAGCGGGCATTTGAAAACTTTTTTGCTCATATGTCATCGGCGGAGACAATTGCCAATCCAATGCTGCGACTGCGCCGAATGGGAGAGTTGTACATAGAGTTCGCTTTTCAAAACCCCGAGCTGTACGACCTGATGTTCATTATGCGTGCGCCTATGGAAGCCATAAAAGAAAGCCGAGCAGAGTGGGGCTGCGGGCCACGTTCGTTTGAGTTGCTGCGCACCACGATTATCAACTGCATGGAAGCTAAATTGATGAAGTCCATGGATGTAGATGTGGCTGCTCTCAGCATATTTTCTTTCATACACGGTTTTACGTCAATGACCATCCGCGACAGACTGATTATGTATCCGAAAGAAAGCCTTAGGACACTGCTGGAAAAATCATTGGATAATATGATTGACCTGATGAAAGCGTAATTTTTTTACTGCTACCCAACACTGTTTATTTATTAACACCTATTTATTATGAACCTACACCTTAAAAAGGCTGCATTTACTCTTTGCTTGCTTCAATTGCTTGCAACCGTTGCCGCTGCACAGGGAAGTATTTTGGAGGAGTACATCAGAGAAGGTTTGCAAAACAACGATGCCGTTCGGCAACAAAACTTTTTATTGGAAAAAAACATGTATGCGCTACAGGAAGCGCGCGGGCTTTTTCTACCGCAAACTACCATTAACAGCACTTACACAACCGCAACAGGTGGTCGTCGCATTAACTTTCCCGTTGGCGATTTGCTCAATCCTGTTTACAGTACGCTCAACAGACTTACTGCCAGCAATCAATTTCCGCAAATTGCCAATGTGAACGAGCAATTTTTTCCGCGTAATTTCTATGATGTAAAAATAAGAACCATACTTCCGCTTGTCAATGCAGAAATTTATTACAATCGTCTAATAAAAAAGGAACAAATCAGCTTCCAGCAGGCAGAAGTGAACGTGTATAAGCGTCAGTTGGTAGCCGATATCAAAACCGCCTACTATCGCTACTTGCAGGCGGGGCAGGCAATCGGAATTTATGAAAATGCACTGGCCTTGTTGGCCGAAAACCGAAGGGTTAATGAAAGTTTGGTGCGCAACGGCATGGTCAATACAAGCGTTTTGGCACGTATAGACAGCGAAATTGCAAAAGTAAAAGCACAGGCCGAAGAAGTACGAAACAATGAGCGCAATGCAGCAGCTTATTTTAACTTCTTGATTAACAGAAATTTAGATGAAAAGATACTTCGCGATACCTTGCTCAGCAGCAACCTCACAACGATTGTGGCCTCCGACACGAGCATTGCTGCACGTGAGGAACTTCAAAAACTGCAAAGTGCAATCACCATCAATCAATTTGCGCTGAGGCTCAACAGAAGTTACTGGCTGCCCAAAGTCGGGGCTGCGTTGGATTTGGGTTCACAGGGCTTCGATTTTGCTTTCAATGACCAAACGCGCTACTTGTTGTTTAATTTGACAATAGATATTCCCATCTTTTCGGGCTTCCGAAATGTCAATAAAATCAAACAAGCGGAGCGCGATATATCGGCCTTGCAAGCGCAACAAAGTTATGCAGAAGACCAACTGCGCCTTCAGTTGCAAACACTCATTAACAGTTATCGGACGGCAGTAGAGGTTTATAAGGCCAATGAAACACAAGTAGTTAGCGCACGAAGATTCTACGGCGACACCTTCAAACGCTACCGCGAAGGTCAGGCAAACTACATTGAGTTGCTCGATGCACAAACCCAACTTCTCAATGCTCAATTGCAATTATCCATTGCTCAGGAAAATATTTTAATCAGGCTTGCCGAAATAGAACGTGCGCAGGCTTCCTATCCATTATAAAAAATTTATTGCCATGAAAAAAATATTGTATTTACTTGTGCTGTCCTCCATAGCCTTTGCCTGCTCGGATAATAAGGCGGCACAGAAATCAGCCAACGACCACAACGAACCACCTGCCAAAGGTGAGGTTATTCCCGTAAAACTTGCCGTGGCGCAAGTTCGTGAAATCTCCGAACCCATCAACGCTGCCGGGCTGGTCGCATCGGAGAACGAAGCGCGCCTTTCATTCAAAACGGGCGGAATCATCCGTAAAATCTATGTAGAAGAAGGGCAGGGTGTACAGGCAGGGCAACTGCTGGCTTCGCTTGACCTGACTGAAATTAACGCACAAGCCACGCAAGCGAGCGAAGGACTTGCTAAAGCCGAACGCGACCTGCAACGTATCACACGCCTCTATGCAGACAGTGTGGCAACTTTGGAGCAATTGCAAAATGTAACCACAGCCTACAATATTGCCCGACAAAACGTGGAAATAGCAAAGTTCAACCAAAGTTATTCCGAAATACGGGCAACTTCTTCAGGAAAAATTATCCGCAAGCTGATGAATGAAGGAGAGTTAGTAGGCCCGGGTACGCCCGTGCTCTTTTTGCAGGCAGCAGGTTCGCAAAGCTATGTCATACGTGTAGGCGTTGCCGATAAGGACAGAGTACGCCTGCAAGTAGGCGACCCGGCTGTTGTGCGCTTTGATGCATACCCGGGGCAAGAGTGGAGCGGCAAGGTCAGCAATTTGGCACAAGCCGCCGACCCTTCCAACAGCCTTTATCAAGTAGAAATAAAATTGACAGCCGGCAATGTTCCTGTATTGGTTACAGGGCTTTTTGCAACCGTAACCATTACACCGACTATCAATCAGTCGTTGGTCGCCATCCCGATTGATGCCATTATTGAAGGCAGAGGCAATGAGGCTTTTGTGTTTGTTCCTAAAAATGGCAAAGCACAAAAATTACCCGTTAAGGTTGCTTTTATTCGCAATGCTGAGGCTTTTATCGCAAGCGGCTTGCAGGGTAATGAAAAAATTATCACATCAGGTTCAGCATATCTGACCGAAAATGCAAATATTTCTATCAATCCATAACGTTCGGGCAAGATGAAGATATCAGAATATGCAGTCAAAAACTATCAGTTTACGCTGGTAGTATTCTTGGGCGTTTTATCACTGGGTATTTTTACCTTGTTTAATATGCCACGCGGAGAAGACCCGGAGCTGCAAAGCCCTCAGTTTCCGGTAGTGGTGGTGTATCCCGGCACAAGTCAGGCCGATATGGAAGAATTGGTGGTGAATCCATTGGAAAAACGCATCAGCGAATTAGATAACTTGAAGCGGATACAATCCACCATATACGACGGTTTAGCCCTTATCAATGTTGAGTTTCTTTACAGCGAAGACCCTGATACCAAATATCAGGAAATGGTACGCGAGGTAGAAGCAACGCGCAAAGATTTACCAAGCGATATTTTCAGCATTGAGGTGCGAAGAATATCGCCTTCAGATGTAAATATTTATCAGTTTGCTCTTATAAGTGCCAATGCTCCTTACGAGCAATTGCGGGAATGGTCGGAAAAATTGGAAAAACGCTTAGAAAAAATTCCTGCACTCAAAAAAGTCAAAACATGGGGCTATCCTGCCAATGAGGTGGAGGTAGTACTGAATTTGGAAAAGATGGCACAGCAAAAAATTCCTGTTTCAAGAGTGATTGGTGCCATACAAAGTGAAAACCTGAACATCCCCGGTGGCAGCCTGAGTGCAGGAACGCGCAAGTTCAACGTCAAATCCAGCGGTGATTATGAGTCAATAGAGGAAATCAAAAATACCATAGTCGGCAGCAACGGCACTAAGGTTATTTACCTGAAAGATATTGCCGATGTTCACACCGACTATGAAGACGAAAAACACCTGACCCGATACAACGGCCATCGTTCGGTTTTTGTAACCGCTGCGCAAAAAGACGGCCAAAACATCCTGAAAGTCAGAGATTTGGTAGAACCTATTGTCGCTGAATTTCAAAAAGAATTACCGTCCAATATTGCCTTTGCCAAAGTTTTTGACCAAACCAAAAGTGTTGAAAAGCGACTCTCCCGATTTGGAATTGATTTTATGATTGCCATTGGGTTAGTGCTTATTACCTTGCTGCCGCTTGGCTATCGGGCATCAATAGTGGTAATGATTTCCATTCCGCTTTCGCTTGCCATTGGCTTGATTTTGCTCAACGTCTTTGGCTTTACCATTAATCAACTCAGCATTGTCGGAATGATTATCGCCTTGGGCATTCTGGTAGACGACAGTATTGTAGTAGTAGAAAATATTGAGCGCTATATGCGCGAAGGCCACTCACGTATGGAGGCAGCCATTATGGGTACTAAGCAAATTGGGTTGGCGGTTGTAGGGTGTACGGCTACATTGTGCTTTGCCTTTATGCCGTTAATGTTTTTGCCCGAATCTGCCGGAGATTTTATCAGAAGTATGCCTGCGGCAGTAATTTTTACTGTCATTGCATCTTTGATAGTATCCTTAACAATCGTTCCCTTCCTTTCGGGCAGGCTGCTTTCGGAGCACCATAGCCAAGGCGGCAACCGATTCATGCGCGGTTTGCAATGGGTAATTTCCGGTTCGTTCAGCCGTGCGCTGAACTGGGCACTGAAACATCCGGCATTAACCTTATTGGCAGCAGCACTTATTTTTGGCGGCAGCCTGTTGTTAATCCCGTTGGTGGGTTTCAGCCTGTTTCCCAAGTCGGAAAAGCCCATGTTTCTTATCAATGTAGAAACGCCGGTAGGCACTAATCTGGCAGAAACAGACCGCATCACGCAATATGTGGACAGCATACTGACAACCTATCCACAGATAAAAAATTTTGCCACTAATGTAGGAAAAGGCAACCCGCGTATTTATTACAATGTAGTTCAGAGAGAAGAAGCTGAAAATTTTGCCCAAGTATTTGTTCAACTCAATACAACGCGTACAGAGGAAAAAGTAGCGCTAATAGATACTTTGCGGCAGAAACTTGCCAATTATCCCAATGCACGCATTGAGGTAAAAGATTTTGAACAAGGCCCGCCGTTGGAAGCACCGCTGGCATACCGCATCATGGGCGACAATTTAGACACCTTGCAGTTTCTGGCAGCACAAATAGAACGAATATTGTTGGAAACCGAAGGCACCATTTATGTCAATAATCCCATCAAAACGATGCCCACAGATTTGCGGGTAGTTGCCAATAAGGCCAAAGCGGGAATGTTGGGTGTGCCTGTCAGCGAAATTGACCGCATGATTCGTCTGGGTATTGCGGGCTTAAATATTGGTAAGTTCCGCGATGATGCGGGCGAAGAAGCCAATATCAAACTCACGCTTGCCAAAACCGGAAGCGTGCAAGATTTGAGCGTATTTGACCGATTGTACGTGAACAATATTCAGGGAACGGCTATTCCTTTGCGACAACTGGCTGACATTCAGATGGAAACATCGCCCAATCAGATTCGCCACTACAACAGGACGCGCTTTGTAACGGTTTCGTCTTATCTGACCACCGGTTATCTGACCGATAATGTGAATCAGGAAGTTGTCAAAAAATTGGAAAGTTACCCTTGGCCAAAAGGCTATACCTACATGGTGGCAGGCGAGCAGGAAAACAAAGAAAAAAGTTTCGGCGGCCTTGGTACTATCATATTGATTACAGCGTTCGGCTTCTTTGGCATTCTGGTGCTGGAATTTAAAACCTTCAAAAGTACTTTCATTGTGCTTTCGGTCATTCCTTTGGGTATTATTGGTGCTATTATGATACTTTTACTGACCGGTAATACGTTCTCCTTTACAGCCGTAGTCGGATTAATAGCACTTGTTGGTATAGAGGTAAAAAATTCCATCTTATTGGTTGATTTTACAAACCAACTGCGCGAAGAAGGGCTTCCATTGGATGAAGCCATCCAGAAAGCGGGCGAGATTCGGTTTGTCCCCATCGTGCTAACCTCATTGACTGCCATCGGCGGCCTTATTCCCTTAGTATTGGAGTACAGCCCTTTGTATTCGCCGCTGGCATTGGTGCTGATTGGCGGATTGATTAGCTCTACGCTGCTTTCACGGTTGGTAACGCCCGTTATGTACAAGTTGCTGCCGCCGCGCATTGTTACAAAAGCCTGACCTGCAACGCTCAACAGGTTTCGTTCGTCATTGAAATGAACTAATTTTGAAACTGTAAAAACAGATACTTATGCGATTTCAATGGCCGGCCTTTTTGCTGTTTGTTCTGATGATTAGCGCCTGCAAG from Rhodoflexus caldus carries:
- a CDS encoding 3-isopropylmalate dehydratase small subunit; this encodes MITGFAHAYGDNIDTDRIIPGKYTKTLDISQLASHVLEDLDPDFRTRMQKGDIIVGGNNFGCGSSREQAPVAIKAAGVSAVIARFFARIFYRNAINIGLPLLEIPKHDIETGHELEINLAEGTVLNKTTGKLHRAAPLPQVMMDILAEGGLVNYLQKHGDYKL
- a CDS encoding MarC family protein; the protein is MSDLTAFALLCFTSFFTILNPIGVMPVFMTMTADLDSAAKTKTARKAALTSFITMVTFAFTGKLLFQFFNISADSFRVVGGIIFFSMGYEMLQARLSRMKVSEEDVRQYVTDISITPLAIPMICGPGAITNSIVLMESAGTFEKKAVLIGMMALVNAIVFVVLWGSAGISKALGDTGNKILMRLMGLIVMVIAVEFFFSGLRPILRSIFNVG
- the pheA gene encoding prephenate dehydratase → MEKKLTEIREQIDAIDNQMLTLLNKRMELVREVGHLKRSNNAVIYRPEREKAILDRLNKINTGPIAPQAIEAIFLEIFAASRHFELPERVAYLGPEGSFTHQAAESRFGALSDYVSLSTIQSVFESVETGRVRFGVIPIENNREGSVHETIDLLISSDVRIVAEVPLDIHFTFASMEDRLSHIKKIYSKDIAFRQCKRFLDEYFGDSNVELIPVESTSKAAKLASEEPYAAAICARVAATIHKLPLLFENIEDSVYNRTRFLIISKDFNNQKAAGSKTSLIVKLDNDTKAGTLASFLNDFNEAGVNLTKIESRPAKQKGKFNYWFLIDFDGHCEDEAIAPILAKHGDHIKLLGSYVKLV
- a CDS encoding M23 family metallopeptidase, with protein sequence MKKSFTITFYLLLILFLPTEMLLAQKKATKKESSGDFIEFTIPGSRWKPSDEALINGKRTKGFEKGQGENSVTDTLIANGNGSERIKYLATGGSSGIQDGNAAQSEQMRKALRNYLQTRGFDNDSLIIKDLFNENRPALDFLDLGMKRSLLREDTTDLYDVAEEDIVIVSEEVNIDSTWVTISDYYSIWDTEVINPYKFDIRQLRDTIPLVLFDSLKEQRWSPPLASIKLTSEFGMRGWRWHHGVDLDLNTGDPVYASFDGVVRIRRYERGGYGNFVVLRHSNGLETLYAHLSKQVLQIGDTVSAGQLIGLGGSTGRSTGPHLHYEVRYNGYAFDPKYIYDFEKGTIISNIFHLSPEHFQHLLNQRQVVSHIVKRGDTLSRIAQKYRTSVRQLMKLNGLSASTMLRPGRRIRIR
- the trxB gene encoding thioredoxin-disulfide reductase, whose product is MTQETTKCLIIGSGPAGFTAAIYAARAGLNPILYQGSQPGGQLTITSEVENYPGYPDGIQGPEMMMDFQRQAERFGTQVRSGMATKVDFSVYPHRVTIDDSHVIEAYTVIISTGASAKWLGLPAEQRLNSRGVSACAVCDGYFYRGKDVAVVGGGDTAAEEATYLSKLCKKVYLLVRRGEMRASKIMQERVLNTPNIEVLWHTETADILGENEVEAMRVRNVQTGEERDIPIQGFFVAIGHQPNTDIFKGFIDMDANGYIKTKPGSTHTNIEGVFAAGDAQDHVYRQAVTAAGTGCMAALDAERFLAAKGLH
- a CDS encoding TetR/AcrR family transcriptional regulator; its protein translation is MGVLERKEREKQEMRELILQTATRMFLEEGYEKTSLRNIAEKIEYSPATIYLYFKDKKELFYAIHERAFENFFAHMSSAETIANPMLRLRRMGELYIEFAFQNPELYDLMFIMRAPMEAIKESRAEWGCGPRSFELLRTTIINCMEAKLMKSMDVDVAALSIFSFIHGFTSMTIRDRLIMYPKESLRTLLEKSLDNMIDLMKA
- a CDS encoding TolC family protein; its protein translation is MNLHLKKAAFTLCLLQLLATVAAAQGSILEEYIREGLQNNDAVRQQNFLLEKNMYALQEARGLFLPQTTINSTYTTATGGRRINFPVGDLLNPVYSTLNRLTASNQFPQIANVNEQFFPRNFYDVKIRTILPLVNAEIYYNRLIKKEQISFQQAEVNVYKRQLVADIKTAYYRYLQAGQAIGIYENALALLAENRRVNESLVRNGMVNTSVLARIDSEIAKVKAQAEEVRNNERNAAAYFNFLINRNLDEKILRDTLLSSNLTTIVASDTSIAAREELQKLQSAITINQFALRLNRSYWLPKVGAALDLGSQGFDFAFNDQTRYLLFNLTIDIPIFSGFRNVNKIKQAERDISALQAQQSYAEDQLRLQLQTLINSYRTAVEVYKANETQVVSARRFYGDTFKRYREGQANYIELLDAQTQLLNAQLQLSIAQENILIRLAEIERAQASYPL
- a CDS encoding efflux RND transporter periplasmic adaptor subunit: MKKILYLLVLSSIAFACSDNKAAQKSANDHNEPPAKGEVIPVKLAVAQVREISEPINAAGLVASENEARLSFKTGGIIRKIYVEEGQGVQAGQLLASLDLTEINAQATQASEGLAKAERDLQRITRLYADSVATLEQLQNVTTAYNIARQNVEIAKFNQSYSEIRATSSGKIIRKLMNEGELVGPGTPVLFLQAAGSQSYVIRVGVADKDRVRLQVGDPAVVRFDAYPGQEWSGKVSNLAQAADPSNSLYQVEIKLTAGNVPVLVTGLFATVTITPTINQSLVAIPIDAIIEGRGNEAFVFVPKNGKAQKLPVKVAFIRNAEAFIASGLQGNEKIITSGSAYLTENANISINP
- a CDS encoding efflux RND transporter permease subunit produces the protein MKISEYAVKNYQFTLVVFLGVLSLGIFTLFNMPRGEDPELQSPQFPVVVVYPGTSQADMEELVVNPLEKRISELDNLKRIQSTIYDGLALINVEFLYSEDPDTKYQEMVREVEATRKDLPSDIFSIEVRRISPSDVNIYQFALISANAPYEQLREWSEKLEKRLEKIPALKKVKTWGYPANEVEVVLNLEKMAQQKIPVSRVIGAIQSENLNIPGGSLSAGTRKFNVKSSGDYESIEEIKNTIVGSNGTKVIYLKDIADVHTDYEDEKHLTRYNGHRSVFVTAAQKDGQNILKVRDLVEPIVAEFQKELPSNIAFAKVFDQTKSVEKRLSRFGIDFMIAIGLVLITLLPLGYRASIVVMISIPLSLAIGLILLNVFGFTINQLSIVGMIIALGILVDDSIVVVENIERYMREGHSRMEAAIMGTKQIGLAVVGCTATLCFAFMPLMFLPESAGDFIRSMPAAVIFTVIASLIVSLTIVPFLSGRLLSEHHSQGGNRFMRGLQWVISGSFSRALNWALKHPALTLLAAALIFGGSLLLIPLVGFSLFPKSEKPMFLINVETPVGTNLAETDRITQYVDSILTTYPQIKNFATNVGKGNPRIYYNVVQREEAENFAQVFVQLNTTRTEEKVALIDTLRQKLANYPNARIEVKDFEQGPPLEAPLAYRIMGDNLDTLQFLAAQIERILLETEGTIYVNNPIKTMPTDLRVVANKAKAGMLGVPVSEIDRMIRLGIAGLNIGKFRDDAGEEANIKLTLAKTGSVQDLSVFDRLYVNNIQGTAIPLRQLADIQMETSPNQIRHYNRTRFVTVSSYLTTGYLTDNVNQEVVKKLESYPWPKGYTYMVAGEQENKEKSFGGLGTIILITAFGFFGILVLEFKTFKSTFIVLSVIPLGIIGAIMILLLTGNTFSFTAVVGLIALVGIEVKNSILLVDFTNQLREEGLPLDEAIQKAGEIRFVPIVLTSLTAIGGLIPLVLEYSPLYSPLALVLIGGLISSTLLSRLVTPVMYKLLPPRIVTKA